The genomic DNA GAATGGATGCCCGAGCGCCACAACCAAGCCAGACCCTCGCGCGTTAGGACAAGGAACAGAGATGGCCGTGGAGCCACGCGTTCCGATCACCGCTGGGGCTTCCAGCCCCGGATGGGAAATGGCACGGGCCCTCGCGGGAACAGGAGCGAAGATGTTCGTCTACGTTCCAATCTGCAACGCCGGCACCGCGAGCTCGGCCGCGCCAGTCACCGAGCCCTATCCCCTGATCCCTGTGGGCTTTCAAGACACGTTGTCGAAGACGCCGACCTGCAGGGGCGCGCCCGCTCGCATCCGGCTCGATGGAGGAGACGCATGATGGCGGCGCTGGAGGGGACATATTGCGGCCCGGCGCCTCTTCCGGCGGACATCTGGTTGCGCTGGAATCTCGACCCGGCGCTGCTCCTGGTGCTTGGGCTCCTGGCCCTCGCAGCAGGGCGGAACAGAGCGGGGGCGCTCGCCATGGTCGTGCTGGCAGTCGCCTTCGTGTCGCCGCTCTGCGCGCTCTCGGCGGCGCTGTTTTCGGCGCGGGTCGTGCACCATGTCCTGCTCGTGGCGGTGGCCGCTCCGCTCCTTGCGCTCGCCTGGCCGGGGCGCAGGCCGAGATCTCCGGTGGTGCCGCTCCTCGTCGCGACGGTAGTCCTCTGGGCCTGGCACTGGCCTCGGGCCTACGATCTGGCGCTGTCGAACGTGGCGGCCTATTGGGCGATGCAGGCGACGCTCCTCGGCTCGGCCCTCGTCTTCTGGCGGGCTGTCATCCATCCGGAACAGGCGCTGGGCGTGGGCCTCCTCGGGGTGTTGGGAGGCTATATGCAGATGGCGCTCCTCGGGGCGCTCCTCACCTTCGCGCCCCGGGCGCTCTATGCAATCCACGCGGTCGCGCCTCTGGACTGGGGCTTCACGCCGCTCGGCGATCAGCAACTGGGCGGGCTCATCATGTGGGTCCCGGCCGGCCTCCCCTTCGCGGCCTGGGGAGCTGTCGTTGCACGTCGGGGATGGCACACGATGGCGCAAGGACTCGCATGATCCCGTGGCTCGACAGCGCGATCCCCTATCTGAAGGCGCTCCATGTTGCAGCCCTGGTGCTCTGGTGCGCGGGACTGTTTGCGCTGCCCCTGATGCTGGCCCGTCACGACCCGGCGATCGGGCAGGCCGACTACAGCCGGATCAGGCTGGCATCCCATTACGGCTATGTCGGACTGGTCACTCCCGCCGCCCTAGTCGCCA from Microvirga sp. TS319 includes the following:
- a CDS encoding cytochrome c oxidase assembly protein, with amino-acid sequence MMAALEGTYCGPAPLPADIWLRWNLDPALLLVLGLLALAAGRNRAGALAMVVLAVAFVSPLCALSAALFSARVVHHVLLVAVAAPLLALAWPGRRPRSPVVPLLVATVVLWAWHWPRAYDLALSNVAAYWAMQATLLGSALVFWRAVIHPEQALGVGLLGVLGGYMQMALLGALLTFAPRALYAIHAVAPLDWGFTPLGDQQLGGLIMWVPAGLPFAAWGAVVARRGWHTMAQGLA